The window CGACCGACCACAGGCGCACGACGGCCCAGGCGGAGACGAAGAGGACCAGGCATCCGCCCATCAGCAGGAAGTAGGCGCGTCGGCGCCGGGCGTACATGCCTCCAGCGTAGGTCCGCCGCCCCCGGGCGCAAGACGTCCGGACGGGCGCGGACCCGTCCGGACGGCACGAAGGGCCGCACCCCGTTCCAGTGGCGTCCAACCCCCGGGGGTGCGGCCCTTCGGCCGTTCTTTCAGGCGATCACCTGGGCGGTGCTCAGACCGCGATCGCCACGTCCGTCACGCCGCCGGCCTCGGCGACCACCACGGCACGGTCCGCCTGGGCACCCGGGACGAGCGCGCGCAGCGTCCAGGAGCCGGTGGCGGCGTAGAAGCGGAACTGGCCGGTCGCCGAGGTCGGGACCTCGGCCGTGAACTCACCGGTCGAGTCCAGCAGGCGGACGTAGCCGGACACCGGCTCGCCGTCCTTGGTGATCTGACCCTGGATGGCGGTCTCACCGGGCTTCAGCGTCGCGAGGTCGGGCCCGCCGATCTGTGCTCCACACATGTTCTCTGTCCTGTCCTAGAGAGGTCGTACTACGAGGGCGTCGCGTGCCCGGTGGTCTGGTTACTTGTTGGGGCCGAGCTCGATCGGCACGCCCACGAGCGAGCCGTACTCGGTCCACGAACCGTCGTAGTTCTTGACGTTCTCCTGGCCCAGGAGCTCGTGCAGCACGAACCACGTGAGCGCGGAGCGCTCACCGATGCGGCAGTAGGCGATGGTGTCCTTCGCCAGATCGACCTGCTCCGCCTCGTAGAGGGCGGTCAGCTCGTCGTCCGACTTGAAGGTGCCGTCGTCGTTGGCGTTCTTCGACCACGGGATGTTGCGGGCGCTCGGCACGTGGCCGGGGCGCTGCGACTGCTCCTGCGGGAGGTGGGCCGGGGCGAGCAGCTTGCCGGAGAACTCGTCGGGCGAACGGACGTCGACCAGGTTCAGGGAGCCGATCGCGGCCACGACGTCGTCGCGGAAGGCGCGGATGGAGGTGTCCTGGGCCTTGGCCTTGTACTCGGTGGCCGGGCGGTTCGGGACGTCCTTGCCGTCGACCAGGTCGCGGGAGTCGAGCTCCCACTTCTTGCGGCCGCCGTCGAGGAGCTTCACGTCCTGGTGACCGTAGAGCTTGAAGTACCAGTAGGCGTAGGACGCGAACCAGTTGTTGTTGCCGCCGTAGAGGACGACGGTGTCGTCGTTGGAGATGCCCTTGGCGGAGAGGAGCTTCTCGAAGCCCTCCTGGTCCACGAAGTCGCGGCGGACCGGGTCCTGGAGGTCGCTCTTCCAGTCGATCCGGACGGCGTTGGTGATGTGGTTCTTGTCGTACGCGGACGTGTCCTCGTCCACCTCGACGATGACGACATTGGCGTCGTTCAGGTGGGCCTCGACCCAGTCGGCGTCTACGAGGACGTCGCTGCGGCTCATGGTGTTCTCCTCCGGGGCAGTGTGCGGCGGGGCTGTGCGGGTGACGCGGTGCTGCGTGCCTGCGGGTGCGCTCGAGGTCCTGCGCGGGGAGGCGTCAGGGGATCAGGAGGCTTCTGGTGCGGTCACGCGGGAAGGGCCGTGGGGCCGTCGTCCGGTCGATGGAGCGGATGCGCTCACAGGTCACATGGATCGACAGAGCATGGCGGCGACGCGACACAGG is drawn from Streptomyces sp. NBC_01232 and contains these coding sequences:
- a CDS encoding DUF1416 domain-containing protein — encoded protein: MCGAQIGGPDLATLKPGETAIQGQITKDGEPVSGYVRLLDSTGEFTAEVPTSATGQFRFYAATGSWTLRALVPGAQADRAVVVAEAGGVTDVAIAV
- a CDS encoding sulfurtransferase — encoded protein: MSRSDVLVDADWVEAHLNDANVVIVEVDEDTSAYDKNHITNAVRIDWKSDLQDPVRRDFVDQEGFEKLLSAKGISNDDTVVLYGGNNNWFASYAYWYFKLYGHQDVKLLDGGRKKWELDSRDLVDGKDVPNRPATEYKAKAQDTSIRAFRDDVVAAIGSLNLVDVRSPDEFSGKLLAPAHLPQEQSQRPGHVPSARNIPWSKNANDDGTFKSDDELTALYEAEQVDLAKDTIAYCRIGERSALTWFVLHELLGQENVKNYDGSWTEYGSLVGVPIELGPNK